Proteins from a genomic interval of Mycoplasmopsis columboralis:
- the secE gene encoding preprotein translocase subunit SecE — protein sequence MNHLNEQNTSKAKKPKRYWIRKFIKEIKRVKWPNSKTNVAAFIKILVFTLIITAFVFAVSFAFTHIWTSSGLS from the coding sequence ATGAATCATTTAAATGAACAAAACACTTCAAAAGCTAAAAAACCTAAAAGGTATTGAATTCGTAAGTTTATTAAAGAAATCAAAAGAGTCAAGTGACCTAACAGTAAAACTAACGTTGCTGCTTTTATTAAAATTTTAGTTTTCACACTTATTATTACTGCCTTTGTTTTTGCTGTTTCATTTGCATTCACACATATTTGAACATCATCAGGTTTATCTTAA
- a CDS encoding single-stranded DNA-binding protein encodes MNKTFLLGRISSPIFYAKTFNRIDHARFWMRVSDRGQRDDFIPIICWNKTAAFVRDFLTKNSLIYLEGQIVEAKYFADRQDNINVAFVVEATTIKAFSFREENSMRPIFINVDVVDPFLYQKFDFHLDNSTKETFKLPKKGEN; translated from the coding sequence ATGAATAAAACATTTCTTTTAGGTCGTATTTCAAGTCCGATTTTTTATGCTAAAACATTTAATCGTATTGATCATGCTCGTTTTTGAATGCGTGTGAGCGATCGCGGTCAAAGAGATGATTTTATTCCAATTATTTGTTGAAATAAAACAGCCGCTTTTGTTAGAGATTTTTTAACTAAAAATTCCCTCATTTATTTAGAAGGGCAAATAGTTGAAGCTAAGTATTTTGCTGACCGACAAGATAATATTAATGTGGCTTTTGTTGTAGAAGCTACTACCATTAAGGCCTTTTCATTCCGTGAAGAAAATTCAATGCGTCCTATTTTTATTAATGTAGATGTTGTTGACCCGTTTTTATATCAAAAATTTGATTTTCATTTAGATAACTCAACCAAAGAAACTTTTAAATTACCCAAAAAAGGAGAAAATTAA
- the rpmG gene encoding 50S ribosomal protein L33, which yields MKSKISIACENCRRKNYMTTKSHGNDKRVTLKKFCPHCNEHTTHKEEV from the coding sequence ATGAAAAGCAAAATATCAATCGCATGTGAAAATTGCCGTAGAAAAAATTACATGACCACTAAAAGTCATGGCAATGATAAACGAGTAACATTAAAAAAATTCTGTCCGCATTGCAACGAACATACAACTCATAAGGAAGAAGTTTAA
- a CDS encoding type 2 periplasmic-binding domain-containing protein, with product MKKEKIDYNLKQKIKRITIAILALGSLSALTIGSLTYKAKNKFHPAFWNYKSYASDLSKQTINEVFEYKEFDEITEFSRAIINNKTYAGVGTDFQIASLIKKDLIQKIDFQKLLDLDKPIENPEELKVILQTIYTPSVWQHLSSYDEELKTNENGELFEEPRHLWEYMVPYYIQDVVIGINPTKISDNKIKTYQPIFEDKEKTDQLLAQNQELLAKNEKKQVAKYSFFNIFNTLFKNGFENLTITDARRNNMLFGTSYWINSPNFSQDNINFYGQPTTETNYKTLIDNFTSLVKDSTGYEITNSDKINLNGDGLKILTNLIWPKNGGAIPSSAALMFNGDALDAWYSSDNSEGSVEIPDGTIRIIRPENNLILLEGTIISKGLAKEHQQPIYDVLKRSFYANLNTLWRKYLKLSNNNTTEFNPEIKQKAAKEVITDFYKEYLESLLTEFDDNNLKQSVINQLANIYQLTLYNDDNLFNFRTFYSTYLESVSSEILEQLLKVLNAYNQRNSEESTSYTLETNKEEYWEQLINILSYVNFAESRYNEDIFVTKYQNLENFDLINYTPSKEIEFEIVKRNYFVNEDNTIDEHAIEIYTVKDNWDYATVVHKALNSVPDRLRTFIDDYYTKKIKN from the coding sequence ATGAAAAAAGAGAAAATAGACTACAATCTTAAGCAGAAAATTAAACGTATAACAATCGCAATACTAGCACTTGGATCTCTTAGTGCTCTTACAATTGGTTCCCTTACTTACAAGGCGAAAAACAAATTTCATCCAGCATTTTGAAACTATAAATCTTATGCTAGTGATTTAAGTAAACAAACCATTAATGAAGTTTTTGAGTATAAGGAATTTGATGAAATTACTGAATTCTCAAGAGCTATAATCAATAACAAAACATACGCAGGAGTAGGAACTGATTTTCAGATTGCCTCTCTGATTAAAAAAGATTTAATTCAAAAAATTGACTTTCAAAAACTTTTGGATTTAGACAAACCTATTGAAAATCCCGAAGAACTCAAAGTTATTTTACAAACTATTTATACCCCTAGTGTTTGACAACATCTTTCTTCATATGATGAGGAGCTTAAAACCAATGAAAATGGAGAACTTTTTGAAGAACCACGTCATTTATGAGAGTATATGGTACCATATTACATTCAAGATGTTGTTATTGGAATTAATCCAACTAAAATAAGTGATAATAAAATAAAAACTTATCAACCAATTTTTGAAGATAAGGAAAAAACCGATCAATTATTAGCTCAAAATCAGGAATTGTTAGCTAAAAACGAAAAGAAACAAGTTGCAAAATATTCATTTTTTAATATTTTTAACACTTTATTTAAAAATGGATTTGAGAATTTAACCATCACTGATGCAAGACGTAATAATATGCTCTTTGGAACTAGTTATTGAATAAATTCTCCTAATTTCTCACAAGATAATATTAATTTTTATGGTCAACCTACAACAGAAACAAACTACAAAACTTTAATTGACAATTTCACTTCTTTAGTTAAAGATTCAACCGGTTATGAAATTACCAACTCAGATAAAATCAATTTAAATGGAGACGGTTTAAAAATTTTAACTAATTTAATTTGACCTAAAAACGGAGGAGCCATTCCTTCTAGTGCTGCTTTGATGTTTAACGGAGATGCATTAGATGCTTGATATTCAAGCGATAATTCAGAAGGAAGTGTCGAAATTCCTGATGGAACTATCCGGATTATTCGTCCGGAAAATAATTTGATTTTACTTGAGGGGACAATTATTTCTAAAGGTTTAGCCAAAGAGCATCAACAACCAATTTACGATGTATTAAAGAGATCTTTTTACGCTAATTTAAACACTCTTTGGAGAAAATACTTAAAATTAAGTAATAATAACACTACTGAGTTTAATCCAGAAATCAAACAAAAAGCCGCCAAAGAAGTAATTACAGACTTTTATAAAGAGTATTTAGAAAGTTTATTAACAGAATTTGATGATAATAATTTAAAACAATCAGTAATTAATCAACTAGCAAATATTTATCAATTGACTTTATATAACGATGATAATTTATTCAACTTTAGGACTTTTTACAGTACTTATTTAGAAAGTGTTTCTTCAGAAATTTTAGAACAATTACTAAAAGTATTAAACGCTTACAATCAAAGAAATTCCGAAGAAAGCACATCATATACATTAGAAACTAATAAAGAAGAATACTGAGAACAATTAATTAATATTTTATCTTACGTGAACTTTGCTGAAAGTAGATATAACGAGGATATTTTTGTCACAAAATATCAAAACTTGGAAAACTTTGATTTGATTAATTACACTCCAAGTAAGGAAATTGAATTTGAAATCGTCAAACGTAATTACTTTGTTAATGAAGATAACACAATTGATGAGCACGCAATTGAAATTTATACTGTAAAAGATAATTGAGATTATGCTACAGTTGTGCATAAAGCGCTTAATTCTGTTCCTGATCGATTAAGAACTTTTATTGATGATTATTACACTAAAAAAATTAAAAATTAA
- the rpsT gene encoding 30S ribosomal protein S20: MANIKSKVKSIAKMEAARVKNAAMKSRVKTAIRKAREAVLANDAKANELVAKAHSVIAKAVSKGVFHANKGARKHSRLDDFVNKAKQN; the protein is encoded by the coding sequence ATGGCAAACATTAAATCTAAAGTAAAAAGCATAGCAAAAATGGAAGCTGCTAGAGTTAAAAATGCAGCTATGAAATCAAGAGTTAAAACAGCAATTAGAAAAGCTAGAGAAGCTGTTTTAGCAAATGATGCTAAAGCTAATGAATTAGTTGCAAAAGCTCACTCTGTTATTGCTAAAGCTGTATCTAAAGGTGTTTTCCACGCTAACAAAGGTGCAAGAAAACACTCACGTTTAGATGACTTTGTTAACAAAGCAAAACAAAACTAA
- a CDS encoding MAG5620 family putative phospho-sugar mutase, whose protein sequence is MEKQLKQIQNWKTLYENETLDSSLFNFEFRLSSFYNSFFQKPTPSLFGICFESFNPFGFNHLNYYTILYSVKSFYDLFLSNASNLNIALYFDEQIPEFIIKKVISFLNLKKCNVFILDSAEVSVNVVKSLNFYPQDMNFLVFEKENNTDKFYLNIFKNTTSLSINGQQKVIDYMLNDQEFITFGTDEVPTYLNLEKLLILNKGKQLQLGINKYFDYSEFKGLILVEDNRDYLYLDNLIKNTQINFKVVHNNYLFGYFSNSKRNFFQSFFIENFVTVEVIFLVSKDNQLKVLIKQKNNFILLKNYEVAFLFIDKEVYKWKNNPQNEVLVPLQNPLVLKQMIQSYNFIEAKIDSYKSGSNTIFGYYNDFYICKYNNILRFSNILMMFLLIQTFVQYRQNNNLLNYKFLKMKSRFGQYLYQSSTIKINPVHKDLIRKDFLLKDEQINKHFAIDKLKIINFEIQNKDYLLEIKSHYSKTKKTLTAKWIVSFDQKSSQLSLWGEFHSNKKLTLLTKRKFYLLHRKMLKKFKTLKI, encoded by the coding sequence ATGGAAAAACAATTGAAACAAATTCAAAATTGAAAAACACTATATGAAAATGAAACTCTTGATTCGTCTTTGTTTAATTTTGAATTTCGTTTGAGTAGTTTTTATAATAGTTTTTTTCAAAAACCAACTCCTTCATTGTTTGGTATTTGTTTTGAAAGTTTCAATCCTTTTGGTTTTAACCATTTAAATTACTATACTATTTTGTATTCTGTTAAGAGTTTTTATGATTTGTTTTTAAGTAATGCTTCGAATTTAAATATTGCCTTATATTTTGATGAGCAAATTCCAGAATTCATTATTAAAAAAGTAATATCTTTTTTAAATTTGAAAAAATGTAATGTTTTTATTTTGGATTCAGCAGAAGTTAGCGTTAATGTGGTCAAAAGTTTAAATTTTTACCCACAAGATATGAATTTTTTAGTTTTTGAAAAAGAAAATAACACCGATAAGTTTTATTTAAATATTTTCAAAAATACAACTTCCTTATCAATAAATGGACAGCAAAAAGTTATTGATTATATGTTAAATGATCAAGAGTTTATTACATTTGGAACCGACGAAGTCCCAACGTATTTAAATTTAGAAAAACTTCTTATTTTGAATAAGGGAAAACAATTACAATTGGGAATAAATAAATATTTTGATTATTCTGAGTTTAAAGGTTTAATTTTAGTTGAAGACAATAGGGATTATTTATATTTAGATAATTTGATCAAAAACACCCAAATTAATTTCAAAGTAGTTCACAATAATTATTTATTTGGTTATTTTTCAAATTCAAAAAGAAATTTCTTTCAAAGTTTTTTTATTGAAAATTTTGTTACTGTTGAAGTTATTTTCTTAGTTTCCAAAGATAATCAACTTAAAGTTTTGATTAAACAAAAAAACAATTTTATTTTATTGAAAAATTATGAAGTAGCATTTTTATTTATTGATAAAGAAGTTTATAAGTGAAAAAACAATCCTCAAAATGAAGTTTTAGTGCCTCTTCAAAATCCACTTGTATTAAAACAAATGATTCAATCTTACAATTTTATCGAAGCTAAAATAGATTCTTATAAAAGCGGAAGCAATACAATTTTTGGGTATTATAATGATTTCTATATTTGTAAATATAACAATATACTACGTTTTAGTAATATTCTGATGATGTTTTTGCTTATTCAAACTTTTGTACAATATAGGCAAAATAACAATTTACTTAATTATAAATTTTTGAAAATGAAGTCTCGTTTTGGACAATATTTATACCAGAGCAGCACCATTAAAATCAATCCTGTTCACAAGGATCTTATTAGAAAAGATTTTCTATTAAAAGATGAACAAATCAATAAACATTTTGCAATTGATAAATTAAAAATAATTAATTTTGAAATTCAAAACAAAGATTACTTACTAGAAATTAAGTCACATTATTCTAAAACTAAAAAAACTTTAACTGCTAAATGAATCGTTTCTTTTGATCAAAAGTCATCTCAATTAAGTTTGTGAGGAGAATTTCATTCCAATAAAAAACTTACATTGTTAACTAAAAGAAAATTTTACTTATTACACCGTAAAATGTTAAAAAAATTTAAAACTTTAAAGATTTAA
- a CDS encoding PTS transporter subunit IIABC, with protein sequence MTKLLNNSLEKVKSLFSRKQKRNLDNSGNSNLRKVLGKISGAFMLPISIMAISGLWLGVGSAIASNAGGNEALRTFGIFIQMLGDPVFSFLPLLFAIAFVIAFTDDAGVAVFATVIGFATFLAIQSVFIKDVYTNETFNYENTNNVVYLISTKDANFNNVSYEVFVHNNVAYQVQNIPGQDAAVVPFKLNNSAVDVMVKDGTTHFSVNGIALTSTIKQMHGYNILFSGAGRDPLLLEKLVGKSLGITSLQTSVFGGIAIGLLVQYLYNRFHTIQLPGVISFFAGKRFVAIITVPFAALMAFIFLILWPWVGYALSVFGNSLGKIPYGFESLIFGFIERSLVPFGLHHVFYSPLWYSDAGGSLNYSLGEWVKTLSPEAVNELMTNPVYQDLRNLLNIVAAEPNKFVGDSTMSVNILKLNFNTIVYPVVVDGKVSASQATPIFHFIADQLGIKAGRFADGKFSFMMFGLPAAALAMVFAAPKENRKVALSAVLPSAITTIVTGVTEPIEFTFLFLSPFLFWGFHAFFAGISFMLANLLGVHIPMIFSGGLLDLTIYGIVPLAKGTNFYWTFVVGLFYAPLYFGFFYFWIKYKDLKTPGRGDTVKLFTKADYLKGKNKSNKNELDPQTIAIVEGFGGVDNITAFNNCASRLRYDIKDMNLVNEDKLKAAGAVAIKREGSNHVQAIFGPAAEQINIKIRNSREALAKLTANSSMEGSSMSENLQSNNQAQKQTNNNKLATPVLINSVANGDLIKLEDVNDGVFSAKMMGEGFAVEFKDSNIGEVYAPVDGTLSVVFETKHAYGIETAEGVQVLVHIGIDTVTLNGQGFENFVKVGDTVKKGDLLAKVDLNFLKEKNIKSSPIVVVLNESTHKDLTFVKQPSSVSTSDTVLEVR encoded by the coding sequence ATGACTAAATTGCTTAATAATTCGCTAGAAAAAGTAAAATCACTATTTTCTCGCAAACAAAAAAGAAATTTAGACAATAGCGGAAACAGCAATCTTAGAAAAGTGCTTGGAAAAATTTCTGGTGCTTTCATGTTGCCTATTTCAATTATGGCCATTTCAGGATTATGGCTTGGTGTTGGATCAGCGATTGCAAGTAACGCAGGTGGCAATGAAGCATTAAGAACATTTGGTATTTTCATCCAAATGCTTGGGGACCCAGTATTCTCATTTTTACCACTTTTATTTGCCATTGCTTTTGTTATTGCTTTCACTGACGATGCTGGGGTTGCCGTTTTTGCTACAGTTATTGGATTTGCTACATTTTTAGCAATTCAATCAGTTTTCATTAAGGATGTCTACACAAACGAAACTTTCAACTATGAAAACACTAACAATGTAGTTTATTTAATTTCTACAAAAGATGCAAACTTTAACAATGTAAGTTATGAAGTTTTTGTTCACAACAATGTTGCTTACCAAGTTCAAAACATTCCTGGTCAAGATGCAGCAGTTGTTCCATTTAAACTTAATAATTCAGCTGTTGATGTAATGGTTAAAGATGGGACAACTCACTTTAGTGTTAATGGAATTGCATTAACTTCAACCATTAAACAAATGCATGGATACAACATCTTATTTAGTGGTGCCGGAAGAGATCCGTTACTATTAGAAAAATTAGTAGGTAAATCTTTAGGAATCACATCTCTTCAAACATCAGTGTTTGGAGGTATTGCAATTGGACTTTTAGTTCAATATCTTTATAATAGATTCCACACAATTCAACTTCCAGGAGTTATTTCGTTTTTTGCTGGAAAAAGATTTGTTGCTATTATAACCGTTCCTTTTGCTGCACTTATGGCATTTATTTTCTTAATTTTATGACCATGAGTCGGATATGCTCTTAGTGTGTTTGGTAACTCACTTGGAAAAATTCCTTACGGATTTGAATCACTTATTTTCGGATTCATCGAAAGAAGTTTAGTTCCTTTTGGTCTTCACCATGTGTTCTACTCACCACTTTGATACTCAGATGCTGGAGGAAGTTTAAATTACAGTCTTGGGGAATGAGTTAAAACTCTTTCACCTGAAGCAGTTAATGAATTAATGACCAATCCAGTATATCAAGATTTAAGAAACCTTCTTAATATTGTTGCAGCTGAACCTAACAAATTCGTTGGGGATTCAACTATGTCTGTTAACATTTTAAAGCTTAACTTTAATACTATTGTGTACCCAGTTGTAGTTGACGGAAAAGTATCAGCTAGTCAAGCAACACCTATTTTCCACTTTATTGCGGATCAATTAGGAATTAAAGCCGGAAGATTTGCTGATGGAAAATTCTCATTCATGATGTTTGGTCTTCCAGCAGCTGCATTAGCAATGGTATTTGCTGCACCAAAAGAAAATAGAAAAGTAGCTCTTAGTGCTGTACTTCCAAGTGCAATTACTACAATTGTAACTGGAGTTACAGAACCTATTGAATTCACATTCTTATTCTTATCACCATTCTTATTCTGAGGATTCCATGCCTTTTTTGCAGGAATATCATTTATGCTTGCAAACCTTTTAGGAGTGCACATTCCAATGATTTTCTCAGGAGGTCTTTTAGACTTAACAATTTATGGTATTGTTCCTCTTGCTAAAGGAACTAACTTCTACTGAACTTTTGTTGTAGGATTATTCTATGCCCCATTATACTTTGGATTCTTCTACTTCTGAATTAAATACAAAGATCTTAAAACTCCAGGAAGAGGAGATACAGTTAAATTATTTACTAAAGCTGATTACCTTAAAGGGAAAAACAAAAGCAACAAAAATGAGTTAGACCCTCAAACAATCGCTATTGTTGAAGGTTTTGGTGGAGTAGATAATATTACAGCTTTCAACAACTGTGCTTCAAGATTAAGATATGATATTAAAGATATGAATTTGGTCAATGAAGACAAACTTAAAGCCGCTGGAGCTGTAGCTATTAAACGTGAGGGAAGCAATCATGTGCAAGCTATTTTTGGACCAGCTGCAGAACAAATTAATATCAAAATTAGAAATTCTCGTGAAGCATTAGCTAAATTAACTGCTAATTCTTCAATGGAAGGTTCATCAATGTCAGAAAACTTACAATCAAACAATCAAGCACAAAAGCAAACAAACAATAACAAACTTGCTACACCAGTGTTAATTAACTCTGTTGCAAATGGAGATTTAATTAAGCTTGAAGATGTAAATGATGGTGTCTTTTCAGCTAAAATGATGGGTGAAGGATTCGCTGTTGAATTTAAAGATTCAAACATCGGTGAAGTTTATGCACCTGTGGATGGAACTTTAAGTGTTGTTTTTGAAACAAAACATGCTTATGGTATTGAAACCGCTGAAGGGGTACAAGTATTAGTTCACATTGGAATTGATACAGTTACTTTAAATGGTCAAGGATTTGAAAACTTTGTTAAAGTAGGTGACACAGTTAAAAAAGGTGATTTACTTGCTAAAGTTGATTTAAACTTCCTTAAAGAAAAAAATATTAAAAGTTCTCCTATTGTAGTTGTTCTTAACGAAAGCACACACAAAGATTTAACATTTGTTAAACAACCAAGCTCAGTATCAACATCAGATACAGTATTAGAAGTTAGATAA
- the nusG gene encoding transcription termination/antitermination protein NusG — protein MEKFNWYMVSTISGKEDLVVEALRNRIIAEEVSEQFDANATEDGAFKIFKKPTLTAKELEKKLNGDMYKIKWVNMYPGYIFIKMDMTDKAWYVVRNTQYVTGLVGSSGKGAKPTPVTQREINKSLIKEKEALADFETNKNYFAFKVGDVVVFQDTAYKGTEGTIKSISSDSNMAEVVVETFGKNVVIETSIENLRPYTQNDN, from the coding sequence ATGGAAAAATTTAACTGATACATGGTTTCAACAATTTCAGGAAAAGAAGATTTAGTTGTTGAAGCCTTAAGAAACAGAATTATTGCTGAAGAAGTTTCAGAGCAATTTGACGCTAACGCTACTGAAGATGGAGCTTTTAAAATTTTTAAAAAACCTACCTTAACAGCTAAAGAATTAGAAAAAAAATTAAATGGAGATATGTATAAAATTAAGTGAGTCAACATGTATCCAGGGTACATTTTTATCAAAATGGATATGACTGACAAAGCTTGATATGTAGTTCGGAACACTCAATATGTAACTGGACTTGTTGGTTCTTCTGGGAAAGGAGCTAAACCAACTCCTGTAACTCAAAGAGAAATTAACAAATCTTTAATCAAAGAAAAAGAAGCTTTAGCTGATTTTGAAACCAACAAAAACTATTTTGCATTTAAAGTTGGTGATGTTGTTGTGTTTCAAGATACTGCTTACAAAGGCACTGAAGGAACAATCAAAAGTATCAGTTCTGATTCAAACATGGCCGAAGTGGTTGTTGAAACATTTGGGAAAAATGTGGTTATTGAAACAAGTATCGAAAATCTTAGACCTTATACACAAAATGATAATTAA